A genomic segment from Pediococcus acidilactici encodes:
- the rpmB gene encoding 50S ribosomal protein L28, with amino-acid sequence MAKDFVTGKRTSFGNTRSHALNHSRRSWKPNLQKVRILVDGKPKRVWVSARALKSGKVTRV; translated from the coding sequence ATGGCAAAAGATTTTGTCACCGGTAAGCGCACAAGTTTTGGAAATACTCGCTCACACGCTTTGAACCACAGCCGCCGAAGCTGGAAGCCAAATTTACAAAAGGTTCGCATCTTAGTTGATGGTAAGCCTAAACGCGTTTGGGTTTCTGCTCGAGCTCTAAAATCAGGTAAAGTAACTCGTGTATAA
- the pknB gene encoding Stk1 family PASTA domain-containing Ser/Thr kinase, protein MTPNQTLNGRYKIIRPVGEGGMASVYLAHDLILDRDVAVKLVRFDMQDDASAVRRFQREALSATELVHPNIVSVYDIGEEHGMNYLVMEYVEGKDLKRYIKDEFPIPLPQVVNLMGQVLCGVQVAHRHGIIHRDLKPQNVLIDKHGNAKITDFGIAIANQQSSFTRTNTVIGSVQYLSPEQVRGHVATQQSDIYSLGIILFEMLTGKVPFEGETAVSIAIKHYQDQLPLVTDFNHQIPQALENVVLKATAKNPTDRYKNVAEMAADLKTTLSPQRAQESKFVEESLTEHTIVLDQKAINHQLSDPDGEQTRSIRMQVNEKLKSIKKDRQPEEKQGEMHRPKHRHPLRRRAAFMAFAILAFILGILIAFKLSSPQMVKVPNLHGLTQNQATTKLSKENLGVGKITKVADDKTSYNKVVKTLPASGKAVQEGIKVNVVISKGPNSFDVDNYVGSDYPSTKRQLEAKGFTIKKKEVVTNRFDNNRIISQDVVAGQVVVPRLTTITFTIAK, encoded by the coding sequence ATGACCCCAAACCAAACGTTAAACGGACGTTATAAAATTATCCGTCCCGTTGGAGAAGGTGGGATGGCTAGTGTTTATTTAGCGCACGACTTGATCTTGGATCGTGACGTTGCGGTTAAACTAGTCCGTTTCGACATGCAGGATGACGCTTCGGCAGTCCGCCGCTTTCAACGGGAGGCCTTATCAGCTACGGAATTGGTACACCCAAACATCGTCAGTGTTTATGACATTGGCGAAGAACACGGGATGAACTACCTCGTGATGGAATACGTAGAGGGTAAGGATTTAAAACGTTATATCAAGGACGAATTTCCCATTCCACTTCCACAAGTGGTCAACTTAATGGGTCAAGTTTTGTGTGGGGTTCAAGTGGCACACCGCCATGGAATTATTCATCGCGATTTAAAGCCGCAAAACGTGTTAATCGATAAGCATGGGAACGCTAAAATTACTGATTTTGGAATTGCAATCGCAAATCAGCAGAGTAGTTTTACGCGAACCAATACGGTGATTGGCTCAGTACAGTACCTTTCACCAGAACAGGTGCGCGGACACGTAGCAACCCAACAATCGGACATTTATTCGCTTGGAATCATCCTTTTTGAAATGTTAACCGGAAAGGTTCCCTTTGAAGGAGAAACCGCGGTCTCGATTGCCATTAAACATTACCAAGATCAATTACCGCTAGTTACGGATTTTAACCACCAAATTCCGCAGGCATTGGAAAACGTGGTTCTTAAGGCGACCGCGAAAAATCCCACGGATCGCTATAAAAACGTGGCGGAAATGGCCGCGGACTTGAAAACGACCCTGAGCCCCCAACGAGCACAGGAAAGTAAATTTGTGGAGGAGTCCTTAACCGAGCACACGATTGTTTTAGACCAAAAGGCGATTAACCACCAGTTATCCGATCCCGATGGCGAGCAAACGCGCTCCATTAGGATGCAAGTTAATGAAAAACTTAAATCAATCAAGAAGGATCGCCAACCGGAAGAAAAACAGGGTGAAATGCACCGGCCTAAACACCGGCATCCGCTACGCCGGAGGGCGGCGTTTATGGCTTTTGCAATCCTAGCCTTTATTTTAGGAATTTTGATTGCTTTCAAATTAAGCAGTCCCCAGATGGTTAAAGTCCCTAATTTACATGGGTTAACCCAAAATCAAGCTACCACTAAGCTATCTAAGGAAAATCTCGGCGTAGGCAAAATAACTAAGGTAGCTGATGATAAAACCAGTTATAATAAGGTGGTTAAGACCTTACCTGCGAGCGGAAAAGCCGTTCAGGAGGGTATTAAGGTTAACGTGGTGATTAGTAAGGGACCAAACAGCTTTGACGTTGATAATTACGTGGGGAGTGATTACCCAAGTACGAAACGTCAACTAGAGGCTAAGGGATTCACCATTAAGAAAAAAGAGGTCGTTACCAATCGTTTTGACAACAACCGGATTATTTCGCAAGATGTGGTTGCTGGTCAGGTGGTTGTCCCGCGCCTGACGACGATTACGTTTACGATCGCCAAATAG
- a CDS encoding DAK2 domain-containing protein translates to MVQASADRLKMNADFINSLNVFPVPDGDTGTNMSLSLESGAKYEANDASEEVGHLAGSLAKGLLMGARGNSGVILSQIFRGFAKSVEGKANLNAKDLADAVANGAKTAYKAVMKPTEGTILTVVREAAKAGNEAALTSDNLAEVMQAIDTAAQAALKKTTELLPVLKEVGVVDSGGQGLVFVFDAFNDVLNGKDVSEYQHEPDVTEINEMVEAKHHQSVQGKINPEDIKYGYCTQMMVRIGKGLQVSQEFDYDTFYNYLAKLGDSLLVINDDEVVKVHVHTEHPGDVLSWGQQFGDLTKIKIDNMRWQQEEIIEQDDSVTAPEPKEAPETAVIAISSGAGISKLFNSLGVTHIISGGQTMNPSTADIVAMINNSGAKQAIVLPNNKNIFLAAEQAVEVAEIPTKIVHSRTISQGMAAMLEFDPEADLEENASAMEDNLNTVKSGQVTVAVRDTKLDGRQIRKDDYMGMIDGKIVNTAASLMEATTAMVKQMLDEDSEIVTIIYGQDANQKQAAELEQAILAIDEDLEIEIHEGDQPVYPFLISVE, encoded by the coding sequence ATGGTGCAGGCTAGTGCTGATCGCTTAAAGATGAACGCAGATTTTATTAACTCGTTAAACGTTTTTCCGGTGCCGGACGGTGATACCGGAACTAACATGAGCTTGTCGTTAGAAAGCGGTGCAAAATACGAAGCTAACGATGCTAGTGAAGAAGTTGGGCATTTAGCGGGTTCGCTAGCTAAAGGACTTTTAATGGGCGCGCGAGGCAATTCGGGCGTTATTTTATCGCAAATTTTCCGCGGCTTTGCTAAAAGTGTGGAAGGCAAGGCAAACTTAAATGCTAAAGACCTTGCTGACGCGGTTGCTAACGGTGCTAAGACAGCTTATAAGGCGGTAATGAAGCCCACTGAAGGAACTATTTTGACGGTGGTTCGGGAAGCTGCTAAGGCCGGTAATGAGGCGGCTTTAACCAGTGATAATTTAGCTGAAGTAATGCAGGCAATTGATACTGCAGCACAAGCGGCCTTGAAAAAGACTACGGAATTGCTCCCAGTCTTAAAAGAAGTTGGGGTAGTCGATTCTGGTGGACAAGGCTTGGTTTTCGTTTTTGACGCCTTTAACGACGTTTTGAACGGAAAGGACGTTAGCGAATACCAACACGAACCAGACGTTACCGAAATCAACGAAATGGTGGAAGCTAAACACCACCAAAGCGTGCAAGGTAAAATTAATCCCGAAGATATTAAATACGGCTACTGTACCCAAATGATGGTGCGGATCGGTAAGGGACTTCAAGTTTCCCAAGAATTTGATTACGATACTTTCTATAACTATCTGGCAAAATTAGGGGACTCACTGCTCGTAATCAACGATGATGAAGTGGTTAAGGTGCACGTACACACGGAGCACCCTGGCGACGTTTTAAGTTGGGGCCAACAATTCGGTGATTTGACCAAAATTAAAATTGATAACATGCGTTGGCAACAAGAAGAAATTATTGAACAAGACGACTCGGTTACCGCTCCCGAACCAAAGGAAGCTCCTGAGACGGCCGTGATTGCAATCTCTTCGGGCGCCGGCATTTCGAAATTGTTTAATAGTTTAGGAGTTACCCACATTATCAGTGGTGGGCAAACCATGAACCCTAGCACGGCCGATATTGTTGCAATGATTAACAATTCAGGTGCTAAGCAAGCCATCGTTTTACCTAATAATAAGAATATATTCTTGGCGGCAGAACAGGCTGTTGAAGTTGCTGAAATTCCAACTAAGATTGTTCATAGTCGGACAATTTCCCAGGGGATGGCGGCAATGCTTGAATTCGATCCAGAAGCGGACTTGGAAGAAAATGCTAGCGCGATGGAAGATAACTTAAACACTGTCAAGAGTGGCCAGGTAACGGTTGCGGTTCGAGACACTAAGTTAGATGGCCGGCAAATTCGTAAAGATGACTACATGGGCATGATTGATGGTAAAATCGTCAATACGGCAGCGAGCTTGATGGAAGCAACTACCGCTATGGTTAAGCAAATGCTTGATGAAGATAGCGAAATCGTGACGATTATTTACGGACAAGATGCTAACCAAAAACAAGCAGCTGAACTAGAACAAGCCATCTTAGCAATTGACGAAGATCTGGAAATTGAAATTCACGAAGGAGACCAACCCGTTTATCCATTTTTGATTTCAGTTGAGTAG
- a CDS encoding Stp1/IreP family PP2C-type Ser/Thr phosphatase: protein MKYAYLSDKGKVRKTNQDYVGIFKSDSESILTIVADGVGGNRGGDIASEMAVSHIGYLFETSDINTVEDAKNWLTHQLAIENRKILQASKHYKNLTGMGTTIVLALFINDQVVVANLGDSRCYIYNRQAGLRQLSTDHSLVNELLKTGRITPEEARNHPQKNVITKTLGISEQAEAEIKVFNIANGDILLLCTDGLTNLVRNDVIQKVLGNQQSLEEKTRKLVGLANQAGGFDNVTVLIVETEMGAS, encoded by the coding sequence ATGAAATACGCGTACCTATCGGACAAGGGGAAAGTCCGCAAAACAAATCAAGATTACGTAGGAATTTTTAAAAGTGATTCAGAATCAATTTTGACGATCGTAGCTGACGGAGTTGGCGGCAACCGGGGTGGCGACATTGCTTCGGAGATGGCGGTTTCGCACATTGGTTATTTGTTTGAAACTTCGGATATTAACACCGTCGAAGATGCCAAGAACTGGTTAACCCACCAATTAGCCATTGAAAACCGTAAGATTTTACAAGCTTCTAAGCATTATAAAAACTTAACCGGGATGGGAACCACAATTGTTTTAGCGCTATTTATTAATGACCAGGTGGTGGTCGCTAACCTGGGGGATAGTCGTTGTTACATATATAACCGGCAAGCGGGGCTGCGACAGCTATCTACAGACCATTCGTTGGTAAACGAATTGCTTAAAACCGGGCGAATCACCCCCGAAGAGGCCCGCAACCACCCGCAAAAAAATGTGATCACTAAAACCTTAGGGATTTCTGAACAGGCCGAAGCAGAAATTAAGGTATTTAACATTGCCAATGGTGATATTTTACTGCTTTGTACGGATGGATTGACTAACCTAGTACGGAATGACGTTATCCAAAAAGTACTTGGAAATCAGCAAAGTTTAGAAGAAAAAACCCGTAAATTAGTTGGTTTAGCTAACCAAGCCGGCGGATTTGATAACGTAACGGTATTGATTGTTGAAACAGAAATGGGGGCGAGCTAA
- the rsgA gene encoding ribosome small subunit-dependent GTPase A, whose protein sequence is MHTGQIIQLLAGFYDVLTEQHEVIRTRARGNFRNRQTKPLVGDVVDFKESDGQTGYITSIHPRKNELVRPPLANIDQAVVVTAATQPDFSANLLDRQLVALAEKQIDAVIYFSKTDLLDKAAYQELKQIADYYQKIGYQVIFPATSKGDEDVFQLRKRFADRLTIFMGQTGAGKSTLLNRIDPNLNIQTGEVSQALNRGKHTTRKVSLMDIDGGLVADTPGFSSYAVFEMADTELKECFLEIKKIGQNCRFRECLHLNEPGCAVKAAVDRGEILASRYANYEQFIGLIRSQKPDYKRKGYQKKDRRKKK, encoded by the coding sequence ATGCATACTGGACAAATTATACAATTGTTAGCGGGTTTTTATGACGTTTTAACTGAGCAACACGAGGTGATTCGCACCCGGGCACGGGGGAATTTCCGAAACCGGCAAACCAAGCCATTGGTGGGAGATGTGGTCGATTTCAAAGAAAGTGATGGACAAACCGGCTACATCACTAGCATTCACCCCCGGAAAAATGAATTGGTGCGACCGCCGTTAGCTAACATTGACCAAGCGGTGGTGGTGACGGCGGCTACCCAGCCAGATTTTTCAGCTAATTTACTTGATCGACAATTAGTTGCGTTGGCTGAAAAACAAATCGACGCCGTTATCTACTTTTCAAAAACGGATTTGCTAGATAAGGCGGCTTATCAGGAATTAAAACAGATTGCTGATTATTACCAGAAAATTGGTTATCAAGTGATTTTCCCAGCCACTTCGAAGGGCGACGAAGATGTTTTCCAATTACGGAAGCGTTTTGCCGACCGGTTGACCATTTTTATGGGACAAACCGGAGCTGGAAAGTCCACGTTGTTAAATCGAATTGATCCTAATTTAAATATTCAAACTGGGGAAGTTTCTCAGGCGCTAAATCGGGGAAAGCACACCACCCGGAAGGTTTCGTTAATGGATATTGACGGTGGGTTGGTTGCCGACACACCAGGATTTTCTTCTTACGCAGTTTTTGAAATGGCAGATACGGAACTGAAAGAGTGTTTTCTTGAAATAAAGAAAATTGGGCAAAATTGTCGCTTTCGGGAGTGTTTGCACCTTAACGAACCTGGATGCGCCGTTAAAGCAGCCGTTGATCGCGGTGAGATTTTAGCGAGTCGTTACGCTAATTATGAACAATTTATTGGACTGATTCGGTCCCAAAAACCGGACTATAAACGCAAAGGGTACCAGAAAAAAGATCGGAGGAAGAAGAAATGA
- the fmt gene encoding methionyl-tRNA formyltransferase, with translation MKSIIFMGTPQFSAPILQSLIDHPDYDVVGVVTQPDRRVGRKHVLTPSPVKQVATKHDIKVYQPEKLSGSPEMEELINLNADLIVTAAFGQFLPMKLINSVKIAAINVHASLLPKYRGGAPVHYAIMNGDAETGVTIIYMVKKMDAGDMLAQAKMPITDQDDVGSMFDKLSILGRDTLLDTLPKLINDEITPVAQDETQVSFSPNIAPEQEEIDINLPARLVDAKVRGLRPFPVAYVMMEGQRTKLWKTAVMDQSTDLAPGQVVEKTKHQLLVATGDHGVISILELQPAGKQKMTITDYLNGVGDNLHPGKQIIDNDGIKE, from the coding sequence ATGAAGTCAATCATTTTTATGGGAACGCCCCAGTTTTCGGCACCCATTTTACAAAGTTTAATTGATCACCCAGATTATGACGTAGTGGGGGTAGTGACCCAGCCTGACCGTCGGGTTGGTAGAAAGCACGTCCTCACGCCTAGCCCAGTTAAACAAGTTGCGACCAAGCATGATATTAAGGTTTATCAACCAGAAAAGCTTAGCGGCAGTCCTGAAATGGAAGAACTAATTAATTTAAATGCGGATTTGATTGTAACGGCTGCTTTTGGCCAGTTTTTGCCAATGAAGTTGATCAACTCGGTGAAAATTGCGGCAATCAACGTGCACGCTTCGCTATTGCCTAAGTACCGGGGCGGCGCTCCCGTACATTATGCGATTATGAACGGGGATGCAGAAACCGGCGTTACCATTATTTATATGGTTAAGAAAATGGATGCTGGAGACATGCTAGCGCAAGCCAAAATGCCGATTACTGACCAAGATGACGTGGGGAGCATGTTTGACAAGTTAAGTATTTTGGGTCGGGACACGCTATTGGATACTCTACCTAAGTTAATAAACGACGAAATCACGCCGGTAGCTCAAGACGAAACACAGGTCAGCTTTTCACCTAACATTGCTCCAGAACAAGAGGAAATTGACATTAATTTGCCAGCACGGCTGGTCGACGCTAAGGTTCGGGGCTTACGACCATTCCCGGTTGCTTACGTAATGATGGAAGGTCAGCGCACTAAGTTATGGAAGACGGCGGTCATGGACCAAAGTACGGATTTAGCTCCCGGACAAGTAGTAGAAAAGACCAAGCACCAACTGTTGGTAGCCACGGGTGATCACGGTGTAATTAGCATTTTAGAATTACAACCTGCTGGCAAACAAAAGATGACCATTACTGATTATTTAAATGGGGTAGGTGACAACTTGCACCCCGGAAAGCAAATTATAGACAATGACGGAATTAAAGAGTAA
- a CDS encoding Asp23/Gls24 family envelope stress response protein, with protein sequence MAVKIKTKNGTIEVSNDVIATVVGSAATDNYGVVGMASKNQIRDNINEILKRENYARGVVIKQEDNGVAIDVYIIVGYGTKISEISKNVQSKVKYNLESMLGISANSVNVFVQGVKALSD encoded by the coding sequence ATGGCTGTCAAAATTAAAACTAAAAACGGAACCATTGAGGTTTCTAATGACGTGATCGCGACGGTGGTCGGCAGTGCAGCTACCGATAACTACGGAGTTGTAGGAATGGCCAGCAAGAATCAAATTCGCGACAACATCAATGAAATTTTAAAACGGGAAAATTACGCACGTGGTGTGGTAATTAAACAAGAAGACAATGGGGTTGCAATCGATGTATACATTATTGTCGGATACGGAACAAAGATTTCTGAAATTTCAAAAAACGTACAATCAAAAGTAAAATATAACCTGGAATCCATGCTGGGCATCTCTGCTAACTCAGTGAATGTCTTCGTTCAGGGTGTAAAGGCACTCAGCGATTAA
- the rsmB gene encoding 16S rRNA (cytosine(967)-C(5))-methyltransferase RsmB, producing MTELKSNPRDLAVSILESIDEGAYSNLELNQVIQDASLSEVDKHLLTELVYGVLQHRLTLDFYLAKFLKRPEQTPRWVINLLRTAVFQMEFLDRVPTFAIFNETIEIAKRRGSDGVRKMVTGVLRSYQRQGKPSLEGITDPTQRLATEYSVAPWIVDQLMYELGEDKCRKVLASINQPAHLSVRVNPAEQSAASIRQKLAEEYAVQPSLVASDGLRLKNGPSLAQSTSFQAGNVIAQDESAMLVGETMQLSEGQQVLDACAAPGGKTTQLAQKVGPDGKVVAWDIYESRTHLIQQNAQRMHLTNIVTEIQDATDSRPDLKEKFDRILVDAPCSGIGLLRRKPETRYLKSKKDSSDLHRVQLEILDNVADLLKVGGILTYSTCTMLRKENQMTVAEFLARHPEFKQLKTQTDKNIKADRAELDLNIYPDDFGSDGFFIANMKKVK from the coding sequence ATGACGGAATTAAAGAGTAATCCCCGCGATTTAGCGGTCAGCATTTTAGAAAGTATCGATGAAGGCGCCTATTCAAACCTAGAGTTGAATCAAGTAATTCAGGATGCCAGTTTGTCAGAAGTGGATAAGCATTTACTGACCGAATTGGTTTACGGCGTTTTACAGCACCGGTTAACCCTTGATTTTTATTTAGCAAAGTTCTTAAAGCGTCCGGAACAAACCCCCCGTTGGGTAATCAATTTACTACGGACCGCGGTTTTTCAAATGGAATTTTTGGATCGCGTACCGACCTTTGCAATTTTTAACGAAACCATCGAGATTGCTAAACGACGGGGCAGTGACGGTGTCCGTAAAATGGTGACCGGAGTTTTGCGGTCTTACCAACGGCAAGGTAAACCCAGTTTAGAAGGGATTACGGACCCCACCCAACGTTTGGCGACCGAATATAGCGTTGCTCCTTGGATTGTGGACCAATTAATGTACGAACTGGGCGAAGATAAGTGTCGTAAAGTGTTGGCAAGTATTAATCAGCCGGCCCACTTAAGCGTTCGGGTAAACCCGGCGGAACAATCTGCCGCCAGCATTCGCCAAAAGCTAGCTGAAGAATACGCGGTTCAGCCTAGCTTAGTAGCGTCTGATGGTCTTCGATTAAAAAACGGCCCTAGCTTAGCGCAGTCAACTAGTTTTCAAGCTGGGAACGTAATTGCTCAAGATGAATCAGCAATGCTCGTCGGAGAAACGATGCAGCTATCCGAAGGTCAACAAGTCCTCGATGCTTGTGCTGCTCCGGGAGGGAAGACAACCCAACTTGCGCAAAAAGTTGGACCGGATGGAAAAGTGGTGGCGTGGGATATTTATGAATCCCGGACCCACTTAATCCAACAAAATGCCCAACGAATGCATTTGACAAATATCGTTACGGAAATACAAGATGCGACGGATTCTCGACCTGATTTAAAGGAGAAATTTGATCGCATCTTGGTGGATGCTCCGTGCTCAGGGATTGGATTGTTGCGGCGCAAACCCGAAACCCGGTACCTTAAAAGCAAAAAAGATAGCAGTGATTTGCACCGCGTTCAGTTAGAAATTTTGGATAACGTTGCCGACCTGCTTAAAGTGGGCGGAATTCTTACCTACAGTACTTGTACAATGTTACGGAAGGAAAACCAAATGACGGTCGCTGAATTTTTAGCGCGCCATCCAGAATTTAAACAATTAAAAACGCAGACTGATAAGAATATCAAAGCAGACCGCGCTGAACTAGACCTAAATATTTACCCGGATGATTTTGGGTCGGATGGTTTCTTCATTGCGAATATGAAAAAAGTGAAGTGA
- a CDS encoding thiamine diphosphokinase has product MKTFNLLVGGDPANLPDDWQNLDGEWVGVDRGALRLLNERLKGGLAIGDFDSVSKTEFTEIEAWFDKVIKLNPIKDDTDTEAALAEVLKIDEHAQVRILGVSGGRIDHLLANVLMVLEARFRRFAEQITLVDRQNLITFFNSGKHTIQKQPGFKYLSFIPLTSIDALTLDDEKYQLHNHMVPNARAYVSNEFMGSAATVYLSNGLIAVIQSKD; this is encoded by the coding sequence ATGAAAACATTTAACCTATTAGTCGGTGGTGATCCGGCAAATTTACCAGATGATTGGCAAAACTTAGATGGTGAATGGGTTGGCGTAGACCGAGGAGCGTTGCGCTTATTAAATGAACGACTGAAGGGCGGCCTTGCAATCGGTGATTTTGATTCGGTGAGCAAAACGGAGTTTACTGAAATTGAAGCGTGGTTTGATAAGGTGATTAAGCTAAATCCGATTAAGGATGATACGGATACTGAAGCGGCTTTGGCCGAAGTGTTGAAAATCGATGAGCATGCGCAAGTCCGTATTTTAGGAGTGAGCGGCGGTCGGATCGACCACTTGCTAGCCAACGTATTAATGGTGCTAGAAGCTCGTTTCCGGCGCTTTGCGGAACAAATTACGCTGGTTGACCGGCAGAATTTGATTACCTTTTTTAATTCGGGTAAGCACACAATTCAAAAGCAGCCTGGTTTTAAGTACTTATCGTTCATTCCGTTGACGTCCATCGACGCGCTTACTCTTGATGACGAAAAGTACCAGTTGCATAACCACATGGTGCCAAATGCGCGTGCTTACGTAAGCAACGAGTTTATGGGCAGCGCGGCCACGGTCTACTTAAGCAACGGCTTAATTGCGGTTATTCAAAGTAAGGATTAG
- the rpe gene encoding ribulose-phosphate 3-epimerase yields MIKVAPSILSADPANLMKDVNQVQGADYLHVDVMDGSFVPNLSFGLNTVKGLAKDCDIKLDVHLMIQNPENYVEQFAQAGASIIGVHVESTQHIARAIQLIKQAGAQAEVVVNPGTPLTELEELLPEVDQVLIMSVNPGFGGQKFLESSISKVKRLSALRQARGLEFDIEIDGGISDQNVKQVYDAGVDVAVAGSYIFNAADYTKQVQTLKDLTK; encoded by the coding sequence ATGATTAAAGTAGCACCATCAATTTTAAGTGCTGATCCAGCCAATTTAATGAAAGATGTTAACCAAGTGCAGGGAGCGGACTATTTACACGTCGACGTAATGGACGGTAGCTTTGTACCTAACTTAAGTTTTGGTTTAAATACCGTTAAAGGTTTGGCAAAGGATTGTGACATTAAGTTAGACGTCCATCTCATGATCCAAAATCCAGAAAATTATGTTGAACAATTTGCCCAAGCAGGGGCCAGCATTATCGGGGTACACGTTGAAAGCACGCAACACATTGCTCGGGCAATCCAATTAATCAAGCAAGCGGGAGCCCAAGCTGAAGTAGTGGTAAATCCAGGAACGCCACTAACTGAATTAGAAGAACTTTTACCAGAAGTCGACCAAGTGTTAATCATGTCGGTTAACCCCGGGTTTGGTGGGCAAAAGTTCTTGGAAAGTTCGATTAGTAAAGTTAAACGTTTGTCTGCGCTACGCCAAGCCCGTGGTTTAGAATTTGACATTGAAATCGATGGCGGCATTAGCGACCAAAACGTTAAGCAAGTCTACGATGCAGGAGTAGACGTGGCAGTTGCAGGATCTTACATCTTTAACGCGGCTGATTACACTAAACAAGTACAAACCTTAAAGGACCTTACTAAATAA